In Candidatus Poribacteria bacterium, a genomic segment contains:
- a CDS encoding M23 family metallopeptidase — protein MRWRKFLIITPTLILIAALAVLFHPFYSDRQPPSIDVSLNSNSFSFKLNGHMRIVDLKAGVREITVRIENEKGFKQVVFIGKGRKREIDRDLGFNIQFVPEGRFKLIVEAKDASIWRNSASRELSFVIDHTPPDVTVSLKPKRPKQGGTLAVYVSVNERAISDYSVIDPNLFRRSSLQLYRIKIGKGGYQYEAILGLSAEARVGKSSLFISFVDPAGNRSYKKVDFEVRRTSFEIGVVNLPKGKLRLLTDHNLIEEDNLKLSKVEEMEGSREKLWSGKFIMPVYGPISSTFGKFRVYNNGLARSRHMGVDIAAKEGTPVKSANSGVVLFADRLNIRGNAVIIDHGLGVRSHYYHLRKILVKQGDRVKKGQTIGLVGSTGRASGPHLHWGMEVDGTFVDPIEWTRYEF, from the coding sequence ATGAGATGGAGAAAGTTTCTGATCATAACCCCGACGCTGATCCTGATAGCCGCCCTTGCTGTGCTGTTCCACCCTTTCTATTCCGACCGTCAGCCGCCTTCGATAGATGTAAGCCTCAACTCAAACTCTTTCAGCTTTAAGCTGAACGGACATATGAGGATCGTAGATCTTAAAGCCGGAGTGAGGGAGATCACAGTCAGGATTGAAAACGAGAAGGGCTTCAAGCAGGTGGTGTTCATCGGTAAAGGACGTAAAAGGGAGATCGATAGAGATCTGGGCTTCAACATTCAATTCGTTCCTGAGGGCAGGTTTAAGCTCATCGTCGAGGCGAAAGACGCCTCGATATGGAGAAACAGCGCCTCACGTGAGCTAAGTTTCGTCATAGATCATACCCCTCCCGACGTCACCGTTTCGTTGAAACCGAAGAGACCAAAGCAGGGTGGAACGCTAGCGGTTTACGTCTCGGTGAACGAGCGAGCGATATCGGATTACTCCGTGATCGATCCCAATCTCTTCAGAAGATCATCTCTCCAACTGTATCGGATTAAGATCGGAAAAGGGGGATACCAATATGAGGCGATCCTCGGGCTGAGCGCCGAGGCGCGGGTGGGCAAATCGAGCCTTTTCATCTCCTTCGTCGATCCGGCCGGAAATCGGTCATACAAGAAGGTCGATTTTGAGGTAAGAAGGACCTCGTTCGAGATAGGCGTGGTGAATCTGCCCAAAGGTAAACTCAGACTTCTGACCGATCACAACCTCATTGAGGAGGATAATCTGAAGCTCAGCAAGGTGGAGGAGATGGAAGGGAGCAGGGAGAAACTGTGGAGTGGGAAGTTCATCATGCCGGTGTATGGTCCGATAAGCTCAACCTTCGGCAAGTTCCGAGTCTATAACAACGGGCTAGCCAGATCCAGGCACATGGGGGTGGATATCGCCGCCAAAGAGGGAACCCCTGTCAAATCGGCCAATTCAGGTGTGGTGTTGTTCGCCGATCGGCTAAACATACGCGGCAACGCCGTCATAATAGATCACGGCCTCGGAGTCAGATCCCACTACTACCACCTCCGGAAGATCCTCGTCAAACAGGGCGATAGGGTGAAGAAGGGACAGACGATAGGGCTGGTTGGATCGACGGGACGCGCATCGGGGCCTCATCTGCATTGGGGCATGGAGGTGGATGGAACCTTTGTCGATCCGATCGAATGGACGAGGTATGAGTTCTAG